TCGTGTTACCATGAGGGACCAAGGCAGCATAGAGAAGTTCTTCATAGAACGGAGTCTCTCGCGCCGCTTTCCAGAACTCATAGCCAAAGTCTTCTCCCAGCTTCATCCATGGCTTTAGAAACCCGGCATAATGGATAATATACGGTTTTTCACGCGCGTTCTCGTACATATCAAGAATGTAATGGGGAGCGAACTTCACGACATGATGCCAACGGTAATGGTCACAGTCGCTCAGCAGGTTCCATGCCATATCGAGATACAAAGCACGGCCTTCGCAGACAACATTCAGGATATCCTGATCGGAATATTTATAGATGCCCGTCTCGGCCATTTCGAGCAGCTGCCGCACCGTGACGGATTTATTCAGTTCCGCCACGTTCATCAACAGGACCCCGGCTTGGAAATATGTAAAGCAATCTTTGAGCTTCAGGACGGCGTCGCAGTATTTCCGCGTCGCCGGATTGGCGCCGTTGCACTGCCCCGTAAAATCGGGGTCAAGAGCCGCTCCGATCAGGTTCGTCCCCAGGTCGAGATCGTAAAGATCGGCGATATCCCGTTGAATGATCATGTCGCAGTCCAAATAGAGAACTTTGTCGTACATCTTCAGAAGATCCAGAATCAGAAAGCGGTAAAAGGTTTCCGTCGTGACATGCTCCTTGGCTCTGAGACGATATTTGCCCACATGGAGACTGACGTTGACAAACGTAAGGCTGAAATTGTCGCTTTCAAGAAATGTCTTCAGGTTGCGTTGGCTCTCTTCCTGAATGTCGGTATGAAAAATGTAAAGTTTGTAGCTTCGGGAAGAGGAACAGTGATCCGCAATGGATTTAAGACACGTCCCAAGAATGGGGACATATTTTTCATTGGCCGCAAGGACGGCGGGAACATCGTTTTCTCTGGCATTTACTACGATTTCTTGCTCTGTCTGAGGATTTTTGACCAGAGCGATCTGGAGTTCGCCAAGTTTCCGCGTTCCCTCTTTTTGAAGATATTCGTAGAAAATGCCGGCGAAACGCTCCCCCAGATGCCCCGGGGTACGATAGCCTTCGCGGGAGTAGTGACTCATGTCAGCGCGTTTTTCAAACTCGGCAAGAACGTCAAAAAGGATCGTCGAGTATCGGTCGAAAAACTCTGTCTTCATAATAAACATGTTGCACGGATAGAACGTGTGCGCGCGAAAAAAATGCCGCGCCGTATCGAAAAGCTCGGGGTATTTTTCCCGGATGATCTTCATCAGCAGGTCAACGTCCTCGATGTGGAGCTGCGGGGCTTCTTTATAATGGTCGTAAACGGATTTCGCCCGTAAAATCTGAGTATCGATGCCCCGCGCAATCAAGAAATCATATTGCTCGATCTTGCGGCGCATGCTTTTCTCGTCCATGCAGAGCTCGGACAGCATCGTTTCGTTCACTTCAGGATACACAGCGACTCCCCAGTCATCCTGAGGCAGTTCGTTCTCATTGAACGAAAAAAACCTCCGGTAATGACAGAAACCATAGTAATCAGCCGTGCAGTTTTTCCATGCCCAGTACTGCGTCGTAAGTTCGCAGTACGATTTGTTCTTCGAGGAAATATTATCTCCGACGTTATCTTTTAACATATTGTCGGGGACGCGCTCTGTTTGGAAGTCGCTGCCTGCGATCACGTTTACAAATAAAGGATGGCAAATAGCTTTTGTATTGCGATTAGGGGAATGAGTGACAAAAATTTTAATCTGCCTCACGGGAGCTCTCTCCTAAATTTACAATAATATTCAATCTGAGTGATGAAGTATAGAATGTGTCGTTGTCATTTCTCGCGTCGCGGAGGAGGGCTATTGATTTACCGCAAGGGCTCCTCCGCCGGGCGCTGCCGGCAGTGTTCTTCGTGAAGTTTTTCGTACAGTGTTGCTAGTTTTGCCGCTTCAGTGAAGATGTCGTAGCCGGCGGCGGCAAAGAGGCGGCCGGTGTCGGACGCTCTTTCGCGCCGGGGCTGGATCAGGGCGGCCCACTCGGCGGGCGTTTTTTGCAGGCTGATATACTGCGCCAGGGCGGGGACGATGCGGGCTTCTTCCGTGATGTTCGCCGACAAAAGACA
The Pyramidobacter piscolens W5455 DNA segment above includes these coding regions:
- a CDS encoding DUF4422 domain-containing protein, which encodes MRQIKIFVTHSPNRNTKAICHPLFVNVIAGSDFQTERVPDNMLKDNVGDNISSKNKSYCELTTQYWAWKNCTADYYGFCHYRRFFSFNENELPQDDWGVAVYPEVNETMLSELCMDEKSMRRKIEQYDFLIARGIDTQILRAKSVYDHYKEAPQLHIEDVDLLMKIIREKYPELFDTARHFFRAHTFYPCNMFIMKTEFFDRYSTILFDVLAEFEKRADMSHYSREGYRTPGHLGERFAGIFYEYLQKEGTRKLGELQIALVKNPQTEQEIVVNARENDVPAVLAANEKYVPILGTCLKSIADHCSSSRSYKLYIFHTDIQEESQRNLKTFLESDNFSLTFVNVSLHVGKYRLRAKEHVTTETFYRFLILDLLKMYDKVLYLDCDMIIQRDIADLYDLDLGTNLIGAALDPDFTGQCNGANPATRKYCDAVLKLKDCFTYFQAGVLLMNVAELNKSVTVRQLLEMAETGIYKYSDQDILNVVCEGRALYLDMAWNLLSDCDHYRWHHVVKFAPHYILDMYENAREKPYIIHYAGFLKPWMKLGEDFGYEFWKAARETPFYEELLYAALVPHGNTTRPQNFLHMLINRLVPLAKAVLPKGSRLRYFARHLYYRIKNKS